The following DNA comes from Bos indicus isolate NIAB-ARS_2022 breed Sahiwal x Tharparkar chromosome 3, NIAB-ARS_B.indTharparkar_mat_pri_1.0, whole genome shotgun sequence.
CTCCTGGGCTGGATGTCCCTGCTAGTTAGACCCATAGCCCCCTAACTTCCCTTACTTCAGTGTTTATCaaatttcattgtaattttttaaatgatctgcTATCTAGGTGCATTTAAACCCTTGAGGATAGCAACTGTTTCAGTTTTGCTGACCATAGCACCCCCAGCACCCAGCATAGTGCTGGTGCTCAAAACAGGCCTCCCACAAACAacctgaagaagaaaggaaagacaggGGAACAATTACAGAGGTACTCATTTCAAATTTGGGTTGGGGAGTCACCGTTCCACTCCCTGAATGTTATTTTCACATTCTGGCCTACAGTTAAGATGTTTTATTTTACACTAAGTGAGGGAAAGCCTAGAGCATAGCCATGGGTCCCATGCCCTTCTGGGCTCACTCCACTGTGGTACCTACTGGATCTCTACCACATGGAGCCCCTCATTCCCGCCATGGTGAAACTGGCTGGGACAAATCTGGACTTGTGCCAGGACAGCCTCTTGTACCTACAACTGGCAAAATGGCAGCCAGAACGGATGCAACCCAAGTCTTGAAGGACTAATTTcatggagaagaggaagagtTGTCAGAAAAACTGCTCCAGTGTGGGCTCTGGCATAGATAAACTGGAGCTACTGGCTTGACACTCAAGTACACAAAAGCACGGAGACCAGAAACATCCATAAGTACATGGTTAGAGTCGTGCAACATTCTCAAACACCTGCATCCTCAAGGGCAAGAACTCAACAAGGTCGTTCCAAACTATTCTTCAGTTCGTAGGAAAATGACCAGAAGGAGTTCAATCTGCAACTCCGAGAACTCCTGGATCCAATTCCTACTCTCCCCACCTGGCTACTATTAGGCTCTCCGGCATCCATCCATGTCAGAGGCCCTCCCTCAGGAATACCTACTTCCCTCTGAGTCTCAAAGATCTTATAGACATACCTTTCATGTCAGAGTCATCGTTTGGAGTCCCAGGATCTCTCTGATCAAAGGAGTCGGCGGAAATACTTCGCTCCCTTTTCCCCTTGCCCTTGGCACCATTTCCAGCCCCATTCTTCAGCCCCATGCTCCCACCTGGGCCAGGGAGTGCTTTAGGGGTATGGCCCCCACTCTTGGAGTCACAGGGGGATGGCTGGGATTGGCTGGCTGAGCCCCCCTGTTTACCCTGATTGGAGAATTTGGAATCCAGCTGGGGGTTTCCAGATGGGGACATCACTGTAGGGGGACGGACCATCACCTCCTGCTTTGACTTAGGGCTACTAGAAGAGACAAATAACAAAGGGAGATCAGACACCGGACAAGACTGGGCAGCACAAATCAAAGAGGTCTGATTTCTATCACAGGTCAGGGAGACCTGGACAGCTAAAGTAACCACCCCACCTTTCACTTAAGCCGCTTGCTTGTTCTCTTCTCCCCATTCTCATCTCAGAGCTATCAACAGAGAGGAGGATTTGGGCAGAGTGGCCTGCCTCGTCTCAGGAACCCTAGAGTCACATGGGGACCCATCGCTAGGGCTTCTGTCAATAAAGGACAACGGTTTCTATGTACATAGAGAAATGACTCTCACACTAAGACTAGCTCAGAGTAAACAAACAGACATCGTTAAGATCAAAATACTACCCACCCCTCAGCTGATGAACAAGGAACAGCTGTAACAAGAGACTGGCTTCCCTGCTGGAAAATACGAGCaggtctgggagacagtgaggaaaCCCGCTGGTGACTGGCAGTCTGGGGAAACCCTCCAGGACACTAATCACCAAATAAGAAGTATCACACCAGAGCAGACACACTAACCACTGCCtccaggggaggaggaagaaattctTTTAAGATATCAATTTTGCAGAACAGAGGAAAAAGCTTCACAGTGGGGGTCAGGGGCTGGTGTTTTAGTTCCAGAACCTTAGGCCTCCTCAACATtccaggtctcagtttcctcatttggcaAGTTTAGCACATTGTACTGGAtggtttttaatgttttgttgaggAGGGGGGCTATAATGAGGAGCAGTCAGGTAAGGATGGACAAATGAGTAAGAGGAGAACGCTAACCTAAACTCTGACTCACTATTCTATCACTGTTTACTTGAGTCTTTTGCTTTTCCCATTTGGGTCTCATGATTCAACACACTGTTCCACCAGTTAGTGTTCAGGGTCCACTATGATGTCCCAAGGGGCAGCTGGGCCAGGCCCTAGGCCTCACCTCTGTGTGTTTCCTGACGGAGAGTTCCTCACTTTAGGGTTACTGGAATGCATTGATTGAAATCCTGAGCTTGCAGCCACAAACAGGGACGGGCTCACCGAGTTCCTCTCGGGCTGCAGCAGAAACAGCTGCTGGGGGCAGTGGCAGGGGCCCACTGCGTGCTGGGTGCGTCCCTTAGCGCTGGCTGCCTGCACgcctttttcctctttgtttttctccgCTGTGGAAGTGGGTCCTGTCCCCTTGCGGCTCCAGCATTCTCTGGGTGTGTGCCTCCGGCTGCCAAAGGAAAATCTCGCATCTCCAGGGCACACTgggaagagaaacagagacatcCAACACCCTTGTAGCAGGACCAAGGCTAAAGCCCCACCTCGACAGTACAGAGGCAGATGGTTCCTCAGCTTCCCTCAGGGGGAAAGGAAAGGGCGATGTTCATATTCTGGCCAAAAGGCTCTAGTGCTAAAGCAGCGGAAGAGTGACTAAGACTTTCTGCCAGGCATACAAGCCTCCCACCCAAGCATCATATACCAGGCGTTTGTAAGCagatgagaaaaacatttttatctttagcTGTGTATTCTCCCTTACATTTCTCTACTTCCAAATACAAAACCCTCAAAAacttgggtttttctttcttccaaacaATGCTCTGAAACCACTGGGTACTCCAAATCCATAGCAACTATC
Coding sequences within:
- the LOC139182141 gene encoding uncharacterized protein translates to MRDFPLAAGGTHPENAGAARGQDPLPQRRKTKRKKACRQPALRDAPSTQWAPATAPSSCFCCSPRGTR